One Paroedura picta isolate Pp20150507F chromosome 3, Ppicta_v3.0, whole genome shotgun sequence genomic window carries:
- the VGLL4 gene encoding transcription cofactor vestigial-like protein 4 isoform X3 produces MIKVRMKTANGDYRKEHRERSRSPIDRAAAPTVSIHANHMYASIPSLTMDQPLALTKNSMDATRSISITPTMTSVERQQNRPSVITCASASNRNCNLSHCPIVHSGCGTTMPASYRRPSSTSTACDPVVEEHFRRSLGKNYKEPEPVTNSVSITGSVDDHFAKALGDTWLQIKAAKDGVSSSPESASRRGQSSSPSSHMVNHNHSPSVVS; encoded by the exons AATGAAGACTGCCAATGGAGATTATCGGAAAGAGCACAGAGAAAGAAGTCGCAGTCCAATTGACCGGGCTGCTGCACCAACAGTGAGCATTCATGCTAATCACATGTATGCCTCAATCCCAAGTTTAACCATGGATCAACCTCTAGCACTGACCAAAAACAGCATGGATGCTACCCGGTCTATCAGCATCACTCCGACAATGACGTCGGTGGAACGGCAGCAG aacCGTCCATCTGTAATCACATGTGCCTCTGCAAGCAATCGTAACTGTAATCTCTCTCATTGTCCAATTGTGCACAGTGGATGTGGCACTACGATGCCAGCCAGTTACCGGAGACCATCTAGCA CTTCCACTGCCTGTGATCCAGTGGTGGAGGAGCACTTCCGCAGAAGCCTTGGCAAGAATTATAAGGAGCCAGAGCCGGTGACAAACTCTGTATCCATTACGGGATCTGTTGATGACCACTTCGCCAAAGCACTTGGAGATACATGGCTTCAGATCAAAGCTGCAAAGGATGGAGTGTCCAGCAGCCCTGAATCTGCCTCCAGGAGGGGCCAgtcatcttctccttcttcccacaTGGTCAACCATAATCATTCACCTTCCGTAGTCTCGTGA
- the VGLL4 gene encoding transcription cofactor vestigial-like protein 4 isoform X4 yields the protein MKTANGDYRKEHRERSRSPIDRAAAPTVSIHANHMYASIPSLTMDQPLALTKNSMDATRSISITPTMTSVERQQNRPSVITCASASNRNCNLSHCPIVHSGCGTTMPASYRRPSSTSTACDPVVEEHFRRSLGKNYKEPEPVTNSVSITGSVDDHFAKALGDTWLQIKAAKDGVSSSPESASRRGQSSSPSSHMVNHNHSPSVVS from the exons ATGAAGACTGCCAATGGAGATTATCGGAAAGAGCACAGAGAAAGAAGTCGCAGTCCAATTGACCGGGCTGCTGCACCAACAGTGAGCATTCATGCTAATCACATGTATGCCTCAATCCCAAGTTTAACCATGGATCAACCTCTAGCACTGACCAAAAACAGCATGGATGCTACCCGGTCTATCAGCATCACTCCGACAATGACGTCGGTGGAACGGCAGCAG aacCGTCCATCTGTAATCACATGTGCCTCTGCAAGCAATCGTAACTGTAATCTCTCTCATTGTCCAATTGTGCACAGTGGATGTGGCACTACGATGCCAGCCAGTTACCGGAGACCATCTAGCA CTTCCACTGCCTGTGATCCAGTGGTGGAGGAGCACTTCCGCAGAAGCCTTGGCAAGAATTATAAGGAGCCAGAGCCGGTGACAAACTCTGTATCCATTACGGGATCTGTTGATGACCACTTCGCCAAAGCACTTGGAGATACATGGCTTCAGATCAAAGCTGCAAAGGATGGAGTGTCCAGCAGCCCTGAATCTGCCTCCAGGAGGGGCCAgtcatcttctccttcttcccacaTGGTCAACCATAATCATTCACCTTCCGTAGTCTCGTGA